Proteins encoded in a region of the Suncus etruscus isolate mSunEtr1 chromosome 1, mSunEtr1.pri.cur, whole genome shotgun sequence genome:
- the LOC126011508 gene encoding LOW QUALITY PROTEIN: olfactory receptor 9A4-like (The sequence of the model RefSeq protein was modified relative to this genomic sequence to represent the inferred CDS: inserted 2 bases in 1 codon) encodes MSNRSSATEFHLLGFPGSQELRITLFVIFFFFYSVTLMGNTVIIVIVCLDKRLQSPMYFFLGHLSTLEILITTIIVPVMLWGLLLPKVQTLSLTACVVQLFLYLSVGTTEFALLGAMAVDRYVAVCNPLRYNIIMNSSTCIWVVVVSWVFGFLSEIWPVYATFQFTFCKSNVLDHFYXDRGQLLRLSCEDTLFTEFILFLMAIFIIIGSLIPTIVSYTYIISTILKIPTASGQRKAFSTCASHFTFVIIGYGSCLFLYVKPKQTQAAEYNKIVSLLISVLTPFLNPFIFTLRNDKVKEALHDGMKRCCQLLTN; translated from the exons ATGAGTAATCGTTCCAGTGCCACTGAATTCCACCTTCTGGGCTTTCCAGGGTCGCAGGAACTACGCATCACTCTTTttgtcatctttttctttttctattcagtGACATTAATGGGAAACACGGTCATCATTGTGATTGTCTGTCTGGACAAGCGTCTGCAGTCCCCCATGTATTTCTTTCTTGGCCACCTCTCCACTTTGGAGATCTTGATCACAACTATTATTGTTCCTGTGATGCTGTGGGGCTTGCTGCTTCCTAAGGTACAGACACTATCTCTGACTGCTTGTGTGGTCCAGCTTTTTCTGTACCTTTCTGTGGGAACCACAGAATTTGCATTACTGGGAGCTATGGCTGTGGACCGTTATGTGGCTGTCTGTAACCCTCTGAGGTACAACATCATTATGAACAGTAGCACCTGCATCTGGGTTGTAGTTGTGTCTTGGGTATTTGGGTTTCTTTCTGAAATCTGGCCAGTCTATGCCACTTTTCAATTTACCTTCTGCAAATCCAATGTGTTAGACCATTTTTA TGACCGAGGGCAACTGCTCAGACTCTCCTGTGAAGACACTCTTTTCACAGAATTCATTCTTTTCTTAATGGCTATTTTCATTATCATTGGTTCTCTGATTCCAACCATTGTCTCCTACACCTACATCATCTCCACCATCCTCAAGATTCCCACAGCTTCTGGGCAGAGGAAAGCCTTCTCTACATGTGCCTCCCACTTCACCTTTGTCATCATAGGCTATGGCAGCTGCCTATTTCTCTATGTGAAGCCCAAGCAGACTCAGGCAGCTGAATACAACAAGATTGTATCCCTGTTGATTTCTGTGTTAACCCCTTTCCTGAATCCATTTATCTTCACGCTTCGGAATGACAAAGTCAAGGAGGCTCTTCATGATGGCATGAAACGTTGCTGTCAACTCCTCACAAATTGA